The following are encoded together in the Mastacembelus armatus chromosome 6, fMasArm1.2, whole genome shotgun sequence genome:
- the lmod2a gene encoding leiomodin-2a has translation MSTFGYCRELKKYEEVDEDELLAMLSPEELQELERELTDLDPDDNVPIGLRQKDQTAKTPTGTFDRDALLRYWEDENKKLLEDGKVESNPRQVMSGLCQSYNTVQSLSETSSNTSKTLGNDRKKISNKAKKAQGVSGKNDVKVDEREKRDESKKEALIRSKCPQKNGPTKGSRSELKRTETPDQDLNVTSDRLSGNPIVIDKALEQILRDDPTMNEVNLNNIEDISQETLLRFAQALCTNTHVHVFSLANTHADDRVAFAISKMLRENCSIRNLNIESNFVSGQGILALLAALKHNKTLVELRFHNQRHICGGKVEMEMVQLLRENTTLLKLGYQFDLPGPRMTVTSILTRNQDQERQRRLQQRKEQSPPEGSAQAPSSSAENRPPKKPAQSSKTVENQKRNPAPPSLDLPMRKIAETVKQHEGSNCTKAQSNQRKAKSKKLKNGTTEKESADILKDLKNALKPSLQKRRDEPSHLPLPQRSSRDALMAAIRGSSIRSLKKVDLSHTSTHRQTDRT, from the exons ATGAGTACCTTTGGGTACTGCAGGGAGCTGAAGAAGTACGAGGAGGTGGACGAAGATGAGCTGCTGGCCATGCTGTCCCCTGAGGAGCTCCAGGAGCTGGAGAGGGAGCTGACTGACCTCGACCCCGACGACAACGTCCCTATTGGCCTGAGACAGAAGGACCAGACCGCCAAAACCCCAACTGGGACCTTCGATAGGGACGCTCTGCTGAGATACTGGGAGGACGAGAACAAGAAGCTGCTGGAGGATGGGAAGGTGGAATCCAATCCCAGACAGGTGATGTCAGGACTCTGCCAGTCCTATAACACAGTACAATCCT TGTCAGAGACCAGCAGCAACACCAGCAAGACTCTGGGCAATGACAGGAAGAAGATTTCAAACAAGGCAAAGAAAGCGCAAGGAGTTTCTGGCAAAAATGATGTGAAGGtagatgagagagaaaagagagatgaGAGTAAAAAAGAGGCTCTAATCAGGAGCAAGTGTCCTCAGAAGAATGGTCCAACCAAAGGCTCCAGGAGTGAGCTGAAGAGGACTGAAACCCCAGACCAAGACCTTAACGTGACCTCCGACAGACTGAGTGGGAACCCAATAGTCATTGACAAAGCTCTGGAGCAGATTCTGCGTGACGATCCTACCATGAATGAAGTCAACCTCAATAACATTGAAGACATCTCCCAGGAGACCTTGCTTCGCTTTGCCCAGGCCTTGTGCACCAACACTCACGTGCACGTCTTCAGTCTAGCGAACACTCACGCTGATGACCGGGTCGCCTTCGCCATCTCTAAGATGCTCCGTGAGAACTGTTCCATCAGAAACCTAAACATCGAGTCCAACTTTGTGTCTGGTCAAGGGATCCTGGCTCTGCTGGCAGCGCTGAAGCACAACAAGACGCTGGTGGAGCTTCGCTTCCACAACCAGAGGCACATCTGTGGGGGCAaggtggagatggagatggTCCAGTTGCTGAGGGAGAACACCACTCTGCTCAAGCTTGGCTACCAGTTTGACCTCCCCGGCCCGAGGATGACGGTGACCAGCATCCTGACCCGCAACCAGGACCAAGAGCGACAGAGGAGGCTTCAACAGAGGAAGGAACAGAGTCCTCCAGAGGGGTCAGCACAAGCTCCCAGTTCATCTGCAGAAAACAGGCCACCCAAAAAACCAGCACAATCTTCTAAGACTGTTGAAAATCAGAAGAGAAatcctgctcctccatctctAGACCTGCCGATGAGGAAGATCGCCGAAACGGTCAAACAGCACGAAGGTTCGAACTGCACGAAAGCTCAGTCGAACCAGAGGAAAGCGAAGTCAAAGAAGCTGAAGAACGGCACCACTGAAAAGGAGAGCGCTGATATTCTCAAAGACCTAAAGAACGCCCTGAAGCCGTCACTGCAGAAGAGACGAGATGAACCGTCCCACCTGCCGCTCCCACAGAGGTCGAGCCGCGACGCCCTTATGGCGGCGATTCGAGGGAGCAGCATCAGGTCTTTAAAAAAG GTGGATCTGTCACACACATCAACTCACCGACAGACGGACCGCACCTGA
- the wasla gene encoding WASP like actin nucleation promoting factor a isoform X1: protein MNSHPPPRRVANVGSLLLTPQENECLFGYLGRKCATLCSAVVQVYGAERSCSWVKRCCGVACLVKDNPQRSYFIRVFDIKEGKTMFEQELYHNFSISSSRPYFISFTGDICQIGLNFASEEEAKRFRVAINDLLNRRQRKTEKRGDAKNGPALPMATVDIKNPEINNVRFHNSQSHQQPYHLNNMLSHSGLARKDKKTKGKKKKLTKADIGTPSNFQHIGHVGWDPNTGFDLNNLDPELKNLFDMCGISEAQLKDRETSKVIYDFIEKKGGVEAVKNELRRQAPPPPPSRGGPPPPPPPPHSSAPPPPPPSRGVRGAPPPPPPSRAPASAPPPPPPSRPGALGAPPPPPPPTRGGHQPPTPAHLHQPPPPPPPTSSHSSVAPQAPPPPPPPLAQQSPTGTAVAPPPPPPPPPPPPPEPDSVSGGGDSPHSPSPGGKSALLEQIRGGTQLKKVEQNHRAPASSTGRDALLDQIRQGIQLKTVSDLPESGPPTPAPAAGIVGALMEVMQKRSKAIHSSDEDEDDDEDEDFEDDDEWDD from the exons ATGAACAGCCACCCGCCGCCCCGCAGGGTCGCTAACGTCGGCTCCCTCCTCCTGACCCCGCAGGAGAACGAGTGCCTGTTCGGGTACCTGGGCAGGAAGTGCGCC ACCCTGTGTTCAGCGGTGGTCCAGGTGTACGGGGCCGAGCGCAGCTGCAGCTGGGTGAAGAGGTGCTGCGGTGTGGCCTGTCTGGTCAAAGACAACCCACAGAGGTCTTACTTCATCAGAGTGTTTGACATCAAG GAGGGAAAAACCATGTTTGAACAGGAACTTTACCACAACTTCTCCATCAGCAGCTCCAGACCCTACTTCATCTCATTTACAGGAGAT ATCTGTCAGATCGGTCTGAACTTCGCTAGTGAAGAAGAGGCCAAAAGATTCAGAGTCGCCATCAACGACCTGCTCAACCGACGGCAGCGTAAAACCG AGAAAAGAGGTGACGCTAAAAATG gtCCAGCTCTGCCCATGGCCACGGTCGACATCAAGAACCCAGAAATCAACAACGTCCGATTCCACAACTCCCAGAGTCACCAGCAGCCGTACCACCTCAACAACATGCTGAGCCACAGCGGCCTCGCCCGCAAGGACAAGAAGACCAAaggcaagaagaagaagctgactAAGGCGGACATCGGCACACCCAGCAACTTCCA GCACATCGGTCACGTGGGCTGGGACCCAAACACGGGTTTTGAT cTGAACAACCTGGACCCTGAACTGAAGAACCTGTTCGACATGTGCGGCATCTCCGAGGCTCAGCTGAAGGACCGAGAGACGTCCAAGGTCATCTACGACTTCATCGAGaagaagggaggggtggaggccGTGAAGAACGAGCTGAGGAGGCAGg ctccccctccacctccttctcGTGGCggcccccctcctcctcctccaccacctcacAGCTCGgctccaccccctcctcccccatcTAGAGGGGTGCGAGGggcccctcctccacctcctccttccaGAGCCCCTGCCTCAGCACCTCCTCCGCCGCCCCCCTCCAGACCCGGAGCTCTGGGTGCCCcgcctccaccacctcctcccacCAGAGGAGGCCACCAGCCCCCTACTCCAGCCCACCTAcaccagcctcctcctcctcctcccccaacTTCCTCGCACTCCTCCGTTGCCCCCCAagctcctccccctccaccacctccactgGCTCAACAGTCTCCAACAGGTACGGCCGTTGCTCCGccgcctcctccacctcccccgCCCCCTCCACCTCCAGAGCCGGACAGCGTGAGTGGAGGCGGAGACTCGCCTCATTCACCGAGCCCAGGCGGGAAGTCGGCGCTGCTGGAGCAGATCAGAGGAGGGACCCAGCTGAAGAAGGTGGAGCAGAACCACAGAGCACCGGCTTCCAGCACCGGGCGTGACGCCCTGCTGGACCAGATCCGACAAGGAATCCAGCTCAAGACC GTATCAGATCTTCCAGAGTCTGGCCCTCCAACGCCGGCTCCTGCCGCGGGTATTGTCGGGGCTCTCATGGAAGTGATGCAGAAGAGGAGCAAAGCCATCCATTCCTCAG ATGAAGAcgaggatgatgatgaagacgaGGACTTCgaggatgatgatgaatggGATGACTAG
- the wasla gene encoding WASP like actin nucleation promoting factor a isoform X2, with product MNSHPPPRRVANVGSLLLTPQENECLFGYLGRKCATLCSAVVQVYGAERSCSWVKRCCGVACLVKDNPQRSYFIRVFDIKEGKTMFEQELYHNFSISSSRPYFISFTGDICQIGLNFASEEEAKRFRVAINDLLNRRQRKTGPALPMATVDIKNPEINNVRFHNSQSHQQPYHLNNMLSHSGLARKDKKTKGKKKKLTKADIGTPSNFQHIGHVGWDPNTGFDLNNLDPELKNLFDMCGISEAQLKDRETSKVIYDFIEKKGGVEAVKNELRRQAPPPPPSRGGPPPPPPPPHSSAPPPPPPSRGVRGAPPPPPPSRAPASAPPPPPPSRPGALGAPPPPPPPTRGGHQPPTPAHLHQPPPPPPPTSSHSSVAPQAPPPPPPPLAQQSPTGTAVAPPPPPPPPPPPPPEPDSVSGGGDSPHSPSPGGKSALLEQIRGGTQLKKVEQNHRAPASSTGRDALLDQIRQGIQLKTVSDLPESGPPTPAPAAGIVGALMEVMQKRSKAIHSSDEDEDDDEDEDFEDDDEWDD from the exons ATGAACAGCCACCCGCCGCCCCGCAGGGTCGCTAACGTCGGCTCCCTCCTCCTGACCCCGCAGGAGAACGAGTGCCTGTTCGGGTACCTGGGCAGGAAGTGCGCC ACCCTGTGTTCAGCGGTGGTCCAGGTGTACGGGGCCGAGCGCAGCTGCAGCTGGGTGAAGAGGTGCTGCGGTGTGGCCTGTCTGGTCAAAGACAACCCACAGAGGTCTTACTTCATCAGAGTGTTTGACATCAAG GAGGGAAAAACCATGTTTGAACAGGAACTTTACCACAACTTCTCCATCAGCAGCTCCAGACCCTACTTCATCTCATTTACAGGAGAT ATCTGTCAGATCGGTCTGAACTTCGCTAGTGAAGAAGAGGCCAAAAGATTCAGAGTCGCCATCAACGACCTGCTCAACCGACGGCAGCGTAAAACCG gtCCAGCTCTGCCCATGGCCACGGTCGACATCAAGAACCCAGAAATCAACAACGTCCGATTCCACAACTCCCAGAGTCACCAGCAGCCGTACCACCTCAACAACATGCTGAGCCACAGCGGCCTCGCCCGCAAGGACAAGAAGACCAAaggcaagaagaagaagctgactAAGGCGGACATCGGCACACCCAGCAACTTCCA GCACATCGGTCACGTGGGCTGGGACCCAAACACGGGTTTTGAT cTGAACAACCTGGACCCTGAACTGAAGAACCTGTTCGACATGTGCGGCATCTCCGAGGCTCAGCTGAAGGACCGAGAGACGTCCAAGGTCATCTACGACTTCATCGAGaagaagggaggggtggaggccGTGAAGAACGAGCTGAGGAGGCAGg ctccccctccacctccttctcGTGGCggcccccctcctcctcctccaccacctcacAGCTCGgctccaccccctcctcccccatcTAGAGGGGTGCGAGGggcccctcctccacctcctccttccaGAGCCCCTGCCTCAGCACCTCCTCCGCCGCCCCCCTCCAGACCCGGAGCTCTGGGTGCCCcgcctccaccacctcctcccacCAGAGGAGGCCACCAGCCCCCTACTCCAGCCCACCTAcaccagcctcctcctcctcctcccccaacTTCCTCGCACTCCTCCGTTGCCCCCCAagctcctccccctccaccacctccactgGCTCAACAGTCTCCAACAGGTACGGCCGTTGCTCCGccgcctcctccacctcccccgCCCCCTCCACCTCCAGAGCCGGACAGCGTGAGTGGAGGCGGAGACTCGCCTCATTCACCGAGCCCAGGCGGGAAGTCGGCGCTGCTGGAGCAGATCAGAGGAGGGACCCAGCTGAAGAAGGTGGAGCAGAACCACAGAGCACCGGCTTCCAGCACCGGGCGTGACGCCCTGCTGGACCAGATCCGACAAGGAATCCAGCTCAAGACC GTATCAGATCTTCCAGAGTCTGGCCCTCCAACGCCGGCTCCTGCCGCGGGTATTGTCGGGGCTCTCATGGAAGTGATGCAGAAGAGGAGCAAAGCCATCCATTCCTCAG ATGAAGAcgaggatgatgatgaagacgaGGACTTCgaggatgatgatgaatggGATGACTAG
- the hyal6 gene encoding hyaluronoglucosaminidase 6 — translation MVLMGLHLLVLALSVTVGVKLQAHGDQMKPARAPLIPHRPFVVVWNAPTESCRLRFKVDLDLSVFDIIANHNETLSGPNVTIFYHSHLGYYPYYSNSGVPINGGLPQNQSISKHLIKARADIDKLIPHKDFRGLGVIDWENWRPQWVRNWGSKDIYRNKSKEQTRKLHPNWPESKVEKEAKESFERAGLAFMNLTLALAEGRRPDGLWGFYLFPDCYNYGYKQHPQRYTGECPNVEHLRNDHLMWLWKESTALYPSIYLDYELKSSPNTVKFVHYRVKEAMRIASIARTDYTLPVFVYSRPFYAYTFVILSESDLVHTIGESAALGASGVVLWGSSEYSRSQRNCLTVKKYIDGPLGHYVINVTSAAKLCSKAMCKKNGRCVRKSLDSDTYLHLNPRFFHIHHNPGARGPRFHVSGHLNNHDILDMKHKFTCQCYQGWTGVYCEMPQTLLSPASPPQPAFPMPRPRQNSLLGDILLLLSLHFSCLCVITFLALCLIIKCLIL, via the exons ATGGTGCTGATGGGGCTCCATCTCCTGGTGCTGGCTTTGTCGGTGACTGTTGGGGTAAAGCTCCAAGCTCACGGAGATCAGATGAAGCCAGCCCGGGCACCCTTGATTCCTCACCGGCCTTTTGTTGTAGTCTGGAACGCTCCTACAGAGTCCTGTCGCCTTCGATTCAAGGTGGACCTGGACCTCAGCGTTTTTGACATCATAGCAAACCATAACGAAACTCTGAGCGGACCAAATGTTACAATATTCTACCACAGCCACCTGGGATACTACCCATACTACTCCAACTCTGGGGTCCCTATCAATGGTGGACTGCCGCAGAACCAGAGCATCTCCAAACATCTTATCAAGGCCCGGGCCGACATCGACAAGCTGATCCCCCACAAGGATTTTCGAGGTCTGGGGGTCATTGACTGGGAAAATTGGAGGCCTCAATGGGTCCGAAATTGGGGCTCCAAGGACATCTACCGCAACAAGTCTAAGGAGCAGACCCGGAAACTTCACCCAAACTGGCCAGAGAGCAAGGTGGAGAAGGAAGCAAAGGAAAGTTTTGAGAGGGCTGGGCTGGCCTTTATGAACTTAACTTTGGCCCTGGCTGAAGGTCGCAGGCCGGATGGGCTATGGGGTTTTTACTTGTTCCCAGACTGCTACAACTACGGGTACAAGCAGCACCCACAAAGGTACACCGGCGAATGCCCCAACGTTGAGCACCTACGCAATGACCACCTGATGTGGCTCTGGAAGGAGAGCACAGCCCTCTATCCGTCCATCTACCTGGACTACGAGCTCAAGTCCTCCCCCAACACTGTCAAGTTCGTTCACTACCGAGTCAAAGAAGCCATGAGGATTGCGTCGATTGCTCGTACGGACTACACTTTGCCCGTGTTTGTCTACTCGAGACCTTTCTATGCCTACACCTTTGTGATTCTTTCAGAG AGTGACCTGGTTCACACCATTGGGGAGAGCGCCGCCTTAGGAGCATCAGGAGTTGTCCTGTGGGGCTCGTCAGAGTATTCCCGATCGCAG AGAAACTGCCTAACAGTGAAGAAGTACATTGATGGTCCACTGGGACATTATGTGATCAACGTCACTTCTGCTGCCAAGCTGTGCAGCAAAGCGATGTGCAAGAAGAACGGCAGGTGCGTCCGCAAGAGCCTGGACTCAGACACTTACCTGCACCTGAACCCACGGTTCTTCCACATCCACCACAACCCAGGGGCTCGGGGTCCACGTTTCCACGTCAGCGGTCACCTCAACAACCACGACATCCTGGACATGAAGCACAAGTTCACCTGCCAGTGTTACCAGGGCTGGACAGGTGTTTACTGCGAGATGCCCCAGACTCTGCTCAGTCCCGCATCCCCGCCTCAGCCTGCCTTCCCTATGCCTCGCCCTCGTCAGAACAGCCTGCTGGGAGACATCCTGCTCCTGCTTTCCCTCCATTTCTCCTGTCTGTGCGTCATTACATTCCTGGCACTTTGTCTGATTATCAAATGTCTGATACTGTAG